Proteins encoded by one window of Vespula pensylvanica isolate Volc-1 chromosome 6, ASM1446617v1, whole genome shotgun sequence:
- the LOC122630042 gene encoding uncharacterized protein LOC122630042, whose product MEETIALIKSCLISKKGGIPIKSLNHEFEKIVGEPIPYTRLGFPSLQSLLKKVDGLKTIKKLDGEETLIVNDPKIKHIVDLIKKQKEDYKGTNSKYYKRFAHYPSSYYNNINRNHDNTSKDDQYEDRNKVWFNDNIKYYKRRNGNQTFNRTSNLESTKNNKCLSYEVYDNEHNNIIVIEKCTSIIERTVYEPIILRHQLIGDDFFLQLVIRNLGLPVWRQRGDMALRCGLCISGQTINDCIKKLNDVECISNQIVIMLGAVDIYNGASFDDLIKNMEYLLKILRYKFAFSNSAIKICTIPPLANLSLHGHVDKARALYSFNNWIRGLNHEADGNSENCVKKNSYRIIDFFEGFTDETYTTQYEWFQLNARMVSGCKHPYVLWNKYGRKRAMEILTGEL is encoded by the exons ATGGAGGAAACTATTGCACTAATTAAATCTTGTTTAATTTCCAAAAAAGGCGGCATACCAATTAAATCTTTGAATC ATGAATTCGAAAAGATCGTTGGAGAACCAATTCCTTATACAAGATTAGGATTTCCTAGTTTgcaaagtttattaaaaaaagtagaCGGATTGAAGACTATAAAAAAGTTAGATGGGGAAGAAACGTTAATTGTAAACGATCCCAAAATTAAACACATTGTAGActtaataaagaaacaaaaggaagattACAAGGGAACTAAC TCAAAGTATTACAAACGATTTGCACATTATCCTTCAAGTTactataataacattaatcgTAATCATGATAATACGAGTAAAGACGATCAATATGAAGATAGAAACAAAGTTTGGttcaatgataatataaaatactacaaACGACGGAATGGAAATCAGACTTTTAATCGAACTTCTAATTTgg AgagtacaaaaaataataaatgtttgtcCTATGAAGTATATGATAATGAACACAACAATATCATAGTCATCGAAAAGTGTACTTCAATAATAGAG AGAACTGTTTATGAGCCGATTATTCTCCGTCATCAGCTTATAGGAGACGATTTTTTCCTTCAACTCGTCATACGAAATCTTGGCCTACCAGTATGGCGTCAAAGAg GAGATATGGCTCTTCGTTGCGGTTTGTGTATATCGGGACAAACGATAAATGATTGCATCAAAAAATTGAACGACGTGGAATGTATTTCCAATCAAATTGTTATAATGTTGGGAGCTGTTGATATTTATAAC GGTGCTTCTTTCGATGATTTAATCAAGAATATGGaatatttgttgaaaatattaagatataaatttgcCTTCTCGAATTCAGCGATAAAAATTTGCACGATTCCACCATTGGCAAACTTATCCTTGCATGGACACGTTGACAAGGCGAGAgctctttattctttcaacaATTGGATCCGCGGTTTAAATCACGAAGCAGACGGCAATTCTGAAAATTGTgtcaaaaaaaattcttatcggATAATAGATTTTTTCGAAGGTTTCACAGATGAAACGTATACCACGCAATACGAATGGTTTCAATTAAATGCGCGTATGGTTTCCGGTTGTAAGCATCCTTACGTTCTTTGGAACAAATACGGACGAAAGCGTGCGATGGAAATATTAACTGGTGAACTGTGA
- the LOC122630300 gene encoding glyceraldehyde-3-phosphate dehydrogenase 1-like isoform X1: MAVVGINGFGRIGRMCFRACLEKNVEVNLINDPYITTDYMIYLFKYDSTHGFFPKPIICENGCIVINDKKIVTSQEKNPSKIRWKENNVTYVIEATGVFTTLEKASLHNDGGAKKVIITAPSIDAPMYVYGVNHKCYDPKKGNVVSAASCTTNCAAPIVKIMNDNFEVIEAMISSVHAVTATQKTVDGPINKLWRDGRGALQNIIPTSTGAAKSLAKIIPSLKDKISAIAFRVPIFNVSLCDMTFRINKPTTYDEIKAVMKNESEGELKDVLGYTEEDCVSSDFNHTIYSCVFDAKAGIPQTSTFIKIIAWYDNEYGYAHRIVDLIVYMYDVDSGKISPVESVTEEEIV, from the exons ATGGCTGTTGTAGGTATAAATGGATTTGGACGGATAGGAAGAATGTGTTTTCGAGCGTGTCTCGAGAAAAATGTCGAA GTGAACCTAATTAATGATCCCTATATTACGACcgattatatgatatatctttttaaatacgaCTCCACTCATGGATTCTTTCCTAAACCTATAATATGCGAAAATGGATGTATAGTTATAAATG ataaaaaaatagtcACGTCACAGGAGAAAAATCCTTCGAAAATacgatggaaagaaaataatgtaacaTATGTGATAGAAGCTACAGGAGTATTTACAACTTTGGAGAAGGCGAGC TTACATAACGATGGAGGCGCAAAAAAGGTGATAATTACAGCACCTTCGATCGATGCACCCATGTACGTATACGGAGTTAATCATAAATGTTACGATCCAAAAAAGGGCAACGTAGTGTCTGCAGCTTCTTGCACAACGAATTGTGCAGCTCCTATAGTTAAAATTATGAACGATAATTTTGAGGTAATCGAAGCAATGATATCCAGTGTACACGCTGTAACAGCAACGCAAAAAACAGTAGACGGGCCGATAAATAag TTATGGAGAGATGGAAGAGGAGCTTTACAAAATATCATACCAACGTCTACGGGAGCAGCTAAGTCATTAGCAAAAATTATTCCCTCTCTCAAAGACAAAATATCGGCAATAGCTTTTAGAGTACCGATATTTAATGTCTCCTTATGTGATATGACGTTTAG AATCAATAAGCCAACAACGTATGACGAAATAAAAGCAGTGATGAAAAACGAGTCCGAAGGAGAATTGAAAGACGTGCTAGGCTACACGGAGGAAGATTGCGTTTCGTCCGATTTCAATCACACCATTTACTCTTGCGTGTTCGATGCAAAGGCAGGCATTCCTCAAACGAGTACATTCATCAAAATCATAGCTTG gTACGACAACGAATACGGTTACGCGCATCGTATCGTTgatttaatcgtatatatgtacgatgtTGATTCTGGAAAGATTTCACCCGTAGAAAGTGTCACTGAAGAGGAAATCGTATAA
- the LOC122630300 gene encoding glyceraldehyde-3-phosphate dehydrogenase-like isoform X2 — protein MIYLFKYDSTHGFFPKPIICENGCIVINDKKIVTSQEKNPSKIRWKENNVTYVIEATGVFTTLEKASLHNDGGAKKVIITAPSIDAPMYVYGVNHKCYDPKKGNVVSAASCTTNCAAPIVKIMNDNFEVIEAMISSVHAVTATQKTVDGPINKLWRDGRGALQNIIPTSTGAAKSLAKIIPSLKDKISAIAFRVPIFNVSLCDMTFRINKPTTYDEIKAVMKNESEGELKDVLGYTEEDCVSSDFNHTIYSCVFDAKAGIPQTSTFIKIIAWYDNEYGYAHRIVDLIVYMYDVDSGKISPVESVTEEEIV, from the exons atgatatatctttttaaatacgaCTCCACTCATGGATTCTTTCCTAAACCTATAATATGCGAAAATGGATGTATAGTTATAAATG ataaaaaaatagtcACGTCACAGGAGAAAAATCCTTCGAAAATacgatggaaagaaaataatgtaacaTATGTGATAGAAGCTACAGGAGTATTTACAACTTTGGAGAAGGCGAGC TTACATAACGATGGAGGCGCAAAAAAGGTGATAATTACAGCACCTTCGATCGATGCACCCATGTACGTATACGGAGTTAATCATAAATGTTACGATCCAAAAAAGGGCAACGTAGTGTCTGCAGCTTCTTGCACAACGAATTGTGCAGCTCCTATAGTTAAAATTATGAACGATAATTTTGAGGTAATCGAAGCAATGATATCCAGTGTACACGCTGTAACAGCAACGCAAAAAACAGTAGACGGGCCGATAAATAag TTATGGAGAGATGGAAGAGGAGCTTTACAAAATATCATACCAACGTCTACGGGAGCAGCTAAGTCATTAGCAAAAATTATTCCCTCTCTCAAAGACAAAATATCGGCAATAGCTTTTAGAGTACCGATATTTAATGTCTCCTTATGTGATATGACGTTTAG AATCAATAAGCCAACAACGTATGACGAAATAAAAGCAGTGATGAAAAACGAGTCCGAAGGAGAATTGAAAGACGTGCTAGGCTACACGGAGGAAGATTGCGTTTCGTCCGATTTCAATCACACCATTTACTCTTGCGTGTTCGATGCAAAGGCAGGCATTCCTCAAACGAGTACATTCATCAAAATCATAGCTTG gTACGACAACGAATACGGTTACGCGCATCGTATCGTTgatttaatcgtatatatgtacgatgtTGATTCTGGAAAGATTTCACCCGTAGAAAGTGTCACTGAAGAGGAAATCGTATAA
- the LOC122630301 gene encoding glyceraldehyde-3-phosphate dehydrogenase 2-like — protein sequence MSKIGINGFGRIGRLVLRASIDREGQVVAINDPFIGLDYMVYMFKYDSTHGKFKGEVKAENGCLVVNGNKIAVYNERDPKNIPWAKSGTEYVVESTGVFTTIEKANAHLEGGAKRVVITAPSADAPMFVVGVNLDAYESSNKIVSNASCTTNCLAPLAKVIHDNFEIVEGLMTTVHAITATQKTVDAPSAKLWRDGRGAAQNIIPASTGAAKAVTKVIPALTGKLTGMAFRVPVHNVSVVDLTVRLGKSASYDEIKAKVKAAAEGPLKGIIGYTEDEVVSSDFIGDSHSSIFDAKAGIQLNNNFVKLIAWYDNEYGYSCRVIDLIKFMQTKDN from the exons ATGAGCAAGATCGGTATCAACGGATTTGGCCGTATCGGCCGTCTCGTTCTTAGGGCATCCATTGACCGAGAGGGTCAG GTTGTCGCCATCAATGATCCCTTCATTGGCCTGGATTACATGGTATATATGTTCAAATATGACTCCACTCATGGAAAATTCAAGGGCGAGGTTAAGGCCGAGAATGGATGCCTCGTTGTTAACGGCAATAAGATCGCTGTCTACAACGAACGTGATCCAAAGAATATTCCATGGGCCAAGTCTGGTACAGAATACGTAGTCGAATCGACTGGAGTTTTTACCACCATAGAAAAAGCCAAC gCTCATTTGGAAGGTGGTGCCAAGAGAGTCGTCATCACCGCACCATCCGCTGATGCACCAATGTTCGTCGTTGGTGTCAATCTCGATGCTTACGAATCGAGCAACAAAATAGTCTCCAACGCTTCTTGCACGACCAATTGCTTGGCTCCTCTCGCGAAAGTTATTCACGACAACTTTGAGATCGTAGAAGGTCTTATGACTACCGTTCACGCTATCACGGCAACCCAAAAAACGGTCGATGCACCTTCTGCGAAG ctGTGGCGTGATGGACGTGGCGCTGCACAAAACATCATCCCTGCCTCGACAGGTGCTGCCAAAGCCGTTACTAAAGTAATTCCAGCTTTGACCGGAAAACTCACTGGTATGGCCTTCCGTGTACCGGTACATAACGTCTCCGTCGTTGACTTGACCGTACGACTAGGCAAATCAGCCTCGTACGATGAAATCAAGGCTAAGGTTAAGGCAGCCGCAGAGGGCCCTCTCAAGGGTATTATTGGCTACACGGAGGACGAAGTAGTCTCCTCCGATTTTATCGGCGACAGTCACTCTTCCATCTTTGATGCCAAAGCCGGTATTCAATTGAACAATAACTTCGTCAAGCTAATCGCATGGTACGACAACGAGTACGGTTATTCCTGCCGTGTGATCGATCTTATAAAGTTCATGCAGACGAAGGACAACTAA
- the LOC122630299 gene encoding ralBP1-associated Eps domain-containing protein 1, translating into MASKNRRSFQPLVRSKEGVLCYAAKMDWDSITMANLHLTATEHRYYGDIFIYCCENADSDSVSVVKVAELLRSANLPRDVTMKILDICVGIKGTTHIGKKQFYAVLKLVAAHQAGLDVCRDMVTATLDIITLPRFTWPTSGDEDGRRSTDSTRDIKSRCHVPESTTESESEAESPRETGGSTDSPTPTNSVTQERNDGMLGGDTILDTVSGGWQGLLMSEEQRQLLGTEEESSERHSSDEGEGEGDCSGFPPEEVWIISDEQRDYYAAQFAQLQSDPEGLLAGPVARTFFEKSRLPVAELRRIWQLADVTRDGALSLQEFYVAMHLVVLRRNHVPLPDVLPPSLSIPLVMQTTNAPPPVSSTTKCQSSPPNSVNMRDKNKEWTKFVDSPTGTTTSLTSPGLQLVNFDFQKSAVERDPKILHPVALRLTPEAAILASGANGSNSSCTTLGEDDLQHSPASLVQRPLVKKPPQSAEDAIIVTPKKEPPPPPPPRPYRTHARSSSLDLNKLGKNGQSFLGAPPLVPPRISPGITSPRKLVGQRSEGEGQRTLSESQGFVADFSHFSPKNELPENPSMENSIPQSQQFTGVCGAFHIYRKPSPKRELGEEDSAKDDPEDGKKLTLQELREKNAELRLVCEELTRELASALQERINLRAKLMLLV; encoded by the exons ATGGCTTCAAAAAACAGGAGGAGTTTCCAGCCCCTGGTGAGAAGCAAGGAAGGAGTTTTGTGTTACGCTGCCAAGATGGATTGGGATTCGATTACGATGGCGAACCTTCATCTGACAGCAACCGAGCATCGCTATTATggcgatatttttatatattgctGTGAAAACGCTGACAGCGACAGCGTATCGGTTGTTAAAGTTGCCGAACTTTTACGCTCTGCGAATTTGCCGCGAGACGTCACGATGAAG ATACTAGATATCTGCGTTGGAATCAAAGGCACGACTCATATAGGTAAAAAACAGTTTTATGCGGTCCTTAAACTGGTGGCAGCACATCAAGCAGGACTGGATGTTTGTAGAGATATGGTAACGGCTACTTTAGATATTATAACTCTACCAAGATTTACATGGCCAACTTCTGGAGACGAGGATGGTAGAAGGAGTACAGATTCTACtagagatataaaaagtagATGTCATGTACCTGAAAGTACTACGGAAAGTGAAAGCGAAGCGGAATCTCCTAGAGAAACCGGTGGAAGTACGGATTCTCCGACTCCGACCAATAGTGTGACTCAAGAACGAAACGACGGAATGTTGGGAGGCGATACGATATTGGATACTGTTTCCGGTGGCTGGCAAGGTCTTCTTATGTCCGAAGAGCAGAGACAATTGTTAGGTACAGAAGAGGAGAGCTCGGAACGTCACAGCAGCGACGAAggtgaaggagaaggagattGCTCGGGCTTTCCTCCGGAAGAGGTGTGGATCATCAGCGACGAGCAGCGTGACTATTACGCCGCTCAATTCGCGCAATTACAGTCTGATCCAGAAGGACTCTTGGCCGGACCAGTAGCTCGAACATTTTTCGAGAAATCTAGACTTCCCGTAGCAGAACTAAGACGTATTTGGCAGCTAGCGGACGTAACCAGAGATGGGGCGTTAAGTTTACAAGAATTTTATGTAGCTATGCACCTAGTTGTCCTCAGAAGAAATCATGTACCACTTCCCGATGTTTTACCTCCGTCCTTGTCAATTCCATTAGTTATGCAAACTACAAACGCACCACCCCCAGTTTCATCGACGACAAAGTGCCAAAGCAGTCCACCTAATTCAGTAAATATGAGAGATAAGAACAAGGAATGGACAAAATTCGTTGACTCGCCGACCGGTACAACTACTTCTCTCACGAGTCCTGGACTGCAGTTAGTCAATTTTGATTTTCAAAAATCTGCCGTCGAACGAGATCCAAAAATTTTACATCCGGTAGCTCTTCGTTTAACGCCAGAGGCAGCTATTCTGGCTTCTGGGGCCAATGGTAGCAATAGCAGTTGTACCACGTTAGGTGAAGACGATTTGCAACATTCTCCTGCATCTTTGGTACAGCGACCGCTCGTTAAAAAACCACCACAATCGGCCGAAGATGCTATAATAGTAACTCCAAAGAAGgaaccaccacctccaccacctcctagGCCTTATAGAACACACGCACGAAGTTCTAGTCTCGATCTTAACAAACTAG GGAAAAACGGTCAAAGTTTCCTCGGAGCACCTCCGCTCGTACCGCCAAGAATTTCACCAGGAATC ACTTCACCTCGAAAATTGGTTGGCCAAAGAAGCGAAGGGGAGGGACAAAGAACGCTGAGCGAAAGTCAAGGTTTTGTAGCTGATTTTTCGCATTTCTCTCCAAAGAATGAATTACCTGAAAATCCCTCGATGGAGAATAGTATTCCACAGTCTCAACAATTTACGGGGGTCTGTGGtgcatttcatatttatagGAAACCCAGTCCAA aacGAGAGCTCGGGGAAGAAGATTCTGCGAAAGATGATCCCGAAGATGGTAAGAAATTAACTTTGCAAGAATTGCGAGAAAAGAACGCAGAACTTCGATTAGTTTGCGAAGAATTGACGCGTGAATTAGCCAGCGCTCTTCAAGAACGTATAAATCTTCGTGCGAAACTCATGCTTTTGGTCTGA
- the LOC122630302 gene encoding protein lethal(2)essential for life-like, which translates to MSLVPLIFSDWWEDLDRPHRLFDQNFGLGLYPEQLLSPVSLEQLYLMPNRERKLRNPLLYYRPWGELLRKNEKDGTSTIKADKDKFQVILDVQQFKPEEINTKVVDKCVVVEAKHEEKQDEHGWISRQFTRKYLIPEQCDIDQVSSSLSSDGVLSITAPRKEKMFKGQTERSIKIEQTGKPVLREKEAEKKKEKEEAKKEEAKKEEPKKEEPKKEESKKEELKKEEQKKEEKK; encoded by the coding sequence ATGTCTCTGGTACCATTAATTTTCTCCGATTGGTGGGAGGATTTGGATCGCCCTCATCGTCTCTTCGATCAAAATTTCGGACTCGGTCTTTATCCCGAACAGCTACTTAGTCCGGTTTCCTTGGAGCAATTATATCTAATGCCGAACCGAGAGAGGAAACTAAGAAAtcctttattatattatagaccGTGGGGTGAATTGTTGcgtaaaaacgaaaaggacgGTACCTCGACGATAAAGGCTGATAAAGATAAGTTCCAAGTGATTTTGGATGTACAACAGTTCAAACCCGAAGAAATAAACACCAAGGTTGTCGACAAATGCGTCGTCGTCGAAGCTAAGCACGAAGAGAAACAAGACGAACACGGTTGGATCTCGAGACAGTTTACTAGAAAATATCTGATCCCTGAGCAATGCGACATAGATCAGGTATCGTCTAGTTTATCGTCCGACGGTGTCCTCAGTATCACGGCAccgagaaaggagaaaatgtTTAAAGGGCAGACCGAACGTTCGATAAAGATTGAACAAACTGGAAAGCCGGttcttcgagagaaagaggcagaaaagaaaaaagagaaggaagaggcaaagaaggaagaagcgaagaaagaagaaccgaagaaagaggaaccaaagaaagaagaatcgaagaaagaggagttaaagaaagaagaacaaaagaaggaagaaaagaaataa
- the LOC122629799 gene encoding E3 ubiquitin-protein ligase XIAP-like isoform X1, producing MTNIVQQNNFPHSLNPLKKSENLPPPLQVPLQTRTEVNNLDYRFEAIRLKSFQNWPVSFIEPRILAAAGFYYMGKTDRVKCFECETEIYKWEKGDIPMIDHERSSPNCRFVRNIPCGNVPIDVDSASVILPSPRSQDVCGIHDTEMLPEPDQKYMEQDFSHNKLRSLGLERPRPPAYPKYVNLESRLRTFDTWPKSLPPYKEELADAGFFYTGREDQTLCFHCGGGLKDWEPEDDPWDQHSKWFSKCYYLLVVKGEEYVNTVTQQCVVSSSRKETLNLKLPSYIQKIGHTSMQIEQPQEEISEKTNLKNNPGYSVNSSNSNTENSSSTSCSFTTENKHDLYNKNEDKYKGDGRLCKICYNAEMSIVFLPCKHMISCGNCASVLDKCPICRKSIDLIITAILS from the exons ATGACAAATATCGTTCAACAAAACAACTTTCCACATAGTTTAAATCCACTTAAGAAATCTGAAAATTTACCACCGCCGTTGCAAGTACCTCTACAAACAAGAACCgaagtaaataatttagatTATAGATTTGAAGCTATTAGATTAAAAAGCTTTCAAAATTGGCCAGTTTCTTTTATAGAACCTAGAATTCTTGCAGCAGCTGGTTTCTATTACATGGGTAAAACTGACAGAGTAAAATGCTTCGAATGTGagacagaaatatataaatgggAAAAAGGAGATATTCCTATGATTGATCATGAACGCTCTTCACCAAATTGTCGTTTTGTTAGAAATATTCCATGTGGTAATGTACCTATCGATGTTGACTCAGCTTCAGTAATTCTGCCAAGTCCTCGAAGTCAAGATGTGTGTGGAATACACGATACAGAAATGCTGCCAGAGCCGGATCAAAAATACATGGAACAAGACTTTTCACACAATAAATTGAGATCTTTAGGGCTCGAAAGACCTAGGCCACCAGCATATCCGAAATATGTTAACTTAGAATCTAGATTACGTACTTTTGATACATGGCCAAAATCTTTACCACCGTACAAAGAAGAATTGGCTGATGCAGGATTTTTTTATACTGGAAGAGAAGATCAAACATTATGTTTTCATTGCGGGGGTGGTTTAAAAGATTGGGAACCTGAGGATGATCCATGGGATCAACACTCCAAATGGTTTTCTAAATGTTATTATCTTTTAGTGGTTAAAGGAGAAGAATATGTGAACACGGTGACGCAACAATGTGTAGTATCGTCATCTAGGAAG GAAactttaaatttgaaattgcCTTCTTACATCCAGAAGATTGGACATACTTCCATGCAAATCGAACAACCTCAAGAAGAAATTTctgaaaaaacaaatcttaaaaataatccTGGTTATAGTGTTAATTCCAGTAACAGTAATACAGAAAACTCAAGTTCTACTTCATGCAGCTTTACAACAGAAAACAaacatgatttatataataaaaatgaagataagtATAAGGGTGATGGAAGATTATGTAAAATCTGTTATAATGCAGAAATGAGTATAGTATTTTTACCTTGCAAACATATGATTTCATGTGGTAATTGCGCATCTGTTTTAGATAAATGTCCTATTTGTCGAAAATCtatagatttaataataactgcaattttatcataa
- the LOC122629799 gene encoding baculoviral IAP repeat-containing protein 8-like isoform X2 encodes MGKTDRVKCFECETEIYKWEKGDIPMIDHERSSPNCRFVRNIPCGNVPIDVDSASVILPSPRSQDVCGIHDTEMLPEPDQKYMEQDFSHNKLRSLGLERPRPPAYPKYVNLESRLRTFDTWPKSLPPYKEELADAGFFYTGREDQTLCFHCGGGLKDWEPEDDPWDQHSKWFSKCYYLLVVKGEEYVNTVTQQCVVSSSRKETLNLKLPSYIQKIGHTSMQIEQPQEEISEKTNLKNNPGYSVNSSNSNTENSSSTSCSFTTENKHDLYNKNEDKYKGDGRLCKICYNAEMSIVFLPCKHMISCGNCASVLDKCPICRKSIDLIITAILS; translated from the exons ATGGGTAAAACTGACAGAGTAAAATGCTTCGAATGTGagacagaaatatataaatgggAAAAAGGAGATATTCCTATGATTGATCATGAACGCTCTTCACCAAATTGTCGTTTTGTTAGAAATATTCCATGTGGTAATGTACCTATCGATGTTGACTCAGCTTCAGTAATTCTGCCAAGTCCTCGAAGTCAAGATGTGTGTGGAATACACGATACAGAAATGCTGCCAGAGCCGGATCAAAAATACATGGAACAAGACTTTTCACACAATAAATTGAGATCTTTAGGGCTCGAAAGACCTAGGCCACCAGCATATCCGAAATATGTTAACTTAGAATCTAGATTACGTACTTTTGATACATGGCCAAAATCTTTACCACCGTACAAAGAAGAATTGGCTGATGCAGGATTTTTTTATACTGGAAGAGAAGATCAAACATTATGTTTTCATTGCGGGGGTGGTTTAAAAGATTGGGAACCTGAGGATGATCCATGGGATCAACACTCCAAATGGTTTTCTAAATGTTATTATCTTTTAGTGGTTAAAGGAGAAGAATATGTGAACACGGTGACGCAACAATGTGTAGTATCGTCATCTAGGAAG GAAactttaaatttgaaattgcCTTCTTACATCCAGAAGATTGGACATACTTCCATGCAAATCGAACAACCTCAAGAAGAAATTTctgaaaaaacaaatcttaaaaataatccTGGTTATAGTGTTAATTCCAGTAACAGTAATACAGAAAACTCAAGTTCTACTTCATGCAGCTTTACAACAGAAAACAaacatgatttatataataaaaatgaagataagtATAAGGGTGATGGAAGATTATGTAAAATCTGTTATAATGCAGAAATGAGTATAGTATTTTTACCTTGCAAACATATGATTTCATGTGGTAATTGCGCATCTGTTTTAGATAAATGTCCTATTTGTCGAAAATCtatagatttaataataactgcaattttatcataa